In Natranaerobius thermophilus JW/NM-WN-LF, the genomic stretch TCGCCCTAAAAGAAAAGGTTGGGCCTGGAGAGAAGAGCAAGGCCCTAGGCAAGTGGGACCCTTTAATTATAAAGAAGTATCCAAATCACTTAAAAATAGTGTACCTCTACCAGCAGCTAGAAGTTTTCAAGAGATTGATCCTCAACCGGATTGTGTCATAACATCTGAAATTGCTTCTGGTAGATTTGAAGATGATATTCGTCGGATGAGAATGGCTGCCTGGCATGGTGCAGATCATATGATGGTGATTAGGACAGCCGGTCAGAGTCACTTCGATGGTTTGATTGAGGGAACACCTGAAGGAGTGGGTGGTATCCCTATCTCAAGAAAACAATTGAGAGCTACTCGCAAAGGGCTGGATTTGATTGAAGAGGAAGTGGGGCGTCCCCTCAATCTTCACTCATATGTTAGTGGAGTATCTGGACCAGAAATAGCTCTGCTATTTGCAGAAGAAGGTGTAAACGGTGCTCATCAGGACCCCCAATACAATGTTCTTTACAGAAATGTTAATATGGTTCGTTCCTTTGTCGATGCGGCAGTTGCTAAAAACTTGATGAAATCAGTGGATATGCTACAGATAGACGGTGCTCACAATGCCAACGCTACAGCCCGAGAAGCATGGAAAGTTATGCCTGAACTAATGGTACAACATGCTATTAACACAGCATATTCCAGGCGAATCGGAATGCCTGATGAATTGATTTCACTAAGTAGTGTGCCGCCTACTGCACCGCCAGCACCTGCGTTAACTTACGATTTACCCTATGCGGTAGCTTTGAGAGAGTTGTTCCCTAAGAATAATATTAGGGCTCAAATGAACACTAAATATATTGAATCAGACACTAGAGAAGCAACAGTCACTCATGTTCTGAACCTGCTTATCAGTCGATTGACTAGGGCAGAAATTCAGAGTACTATTACGCCAGATGAAGGTAGGAATGTGCCATGGCATCATTTCAGTGTGCAAGCTGTTGACACTGCAAAACAAGCCCTGTTGGGAATGGATGGCTTAAAAGACTTGGTAGAAATTAAGCGCGATGGCATTGTAGGAGAAAGAGTACGTGAACTAAAAGAACGAGCTGTACTCTTCTTTGAAGAAATTCTGGAAACGGGTGGTTATTTCAAAGCTGTTGAAGAAGGCTATTTTGTTGACTCCGGTTTTTATCCTGAACGCAATGGTGACGGTATTCAAAGAGATATCGACGGCGGAGTGGGTGCCAATACCATAGTAAAGAGAGACGAAGACTACATGGCACCTGTCTGTGAGCACTTTGGATACAATAACCTTCCTCAAGAATGGGATTCACCATGTGAGCCAGTTGATGGATGTACCCTATGTGACCATGATAAAATTGCTTATATTGATGAATTAGATGATGAAGACAACGTAGAAAAGAGATTAGAGAAAACTGAAGATTACCGTAAAGCTGAGAAAAAACTGATACCAGAAGTTGAATGGGCAGCAGATAGAATTGCATGCCTAACAATGTTCCTACCTGTTTCTGAGAGAGTTGCAGAATACGCAGCACTAGAAATGGTAGGTAAAATGGGTTGGGAAGATGCAGAAGTGATCCACAAATACAGTATGCAGCCGGCTGAAGGAACTTATGTTGAAGTCAAAGGTCGTGTACCTCATGAAATCAATCCATCTGAACTAGATATACCTGAACCGGAAGAACTGCTTCCTGAAGACGAGATTCGGGATTATGTATCAGAAAACGGCATGAAAGTAGTAGCTGCTACAGTAGGAGAAGATGAGCACTCCGTTGGTATGAGAGAAATCATTGATATCAAACACGGTGGAATCGAAGCTTTCGGTATCAAGACAGACTATCTGGGTACCTCAGTACCTGTAGAAAAAGTAGTTGATGCTGCAGTAGAGATTGATGCTGATGCCATCTTGATCAGTACAATTATTACACATGGTGATGTTCATAGAGAAAATATGAAAAAGTTACATCAGCTTTGTGTGGAAAAAGGAATGCGAGATAAGGTGATCTTGATAGGTGGAGGAACCCAGGTGAATGATGACATTGCAAAAGAATCCGGACTTGATGCTGGATTTGGAAGAGGTACAAAAGGAATTAATGTGGCAAGCTATCTTGTAAAACAAATGAAAGAAGATGCTGACTCCAATTAGTGGCTCTAATTAAGGAGGTATTGCGATGGGACAGGAAAAACTAGTAGCAGAAGTCGGCAGTACTACTACAGTTGTTTCAATGTATAATGAGAAGGGAAAGCTAGTAGCGCAAGGACAAAGTTCTACTACTGTTGAAGCAGGAGATGTCCTCCTGGGCTTGAATCGAGCCCAGGAGGATTTAAAACAACAACTGGACCAAAATGGAAGCTTCTCTGGATCTTTAGATGATTTAGAAATGTATGCTACTAGCAGTGCCGCTGGTGGTTTAAAGATGACAGTTCACGGTCTGGTTTACGATATGACAGCCCGTGCTTCTAGAGAAGCTGCATTAGGGGCAGGTGCCGTTATTCACCAAGTTACCGCCGGTGAATTATCCCAAGAAGATATAGATAACACTTTGGAGATTTCACCAAATATTATTTTACTGGCCGGTGGGGTGGACTACGGAGAAGAAAAAACTGTGGTAAATAATGCCCGTTATATAGCAGACAGTGGCATAAAAGCTCCTATAGTTTATGCTGGTAATGTAGCTTGTCAGGAAAAAGTGGTTAAAATTTTAGAATCTGCAGGCCTTTATGTGAAAGCTGTTGAAAACGTTTATCCTACCGTTGACGAGTTAAACGTGGAACCAGCCCGGAAAGCAATACAACAAATTTTCCAAAGCCATATTGTGCATGCTCCTGGAATGGAAAAAATTAAAGAAAGAGTTAATGGAAGTATTATGCCAACTCCAGGAGCTGTAATGGAAGGAGCCAAACGGGTAGCTGATAAAATAGGTGATGCTATGGTTATTGACGTAGGTGGTGCTACTACCGATGTCCACTCAGTTACAGATGGTTCGCAAGAAATGCTCGACTTGACTGTGGCACCTGAACCCAGGGCTAAAAGAACGGTAGAAGGTGACTTGGGTGTTTATAGAAATGCTAAGAATTTGATTGATTTAATGGACGAATCATATTTTGAGTCGGGGATGAGCCAAGAAGATATGTTAAATATCATTGCCGACTGGGAACCTTTTCCACAGAATGAATCGGAAAAACATCTATTACAATTGTTTGCAAAAATAGCTACCTTCACAGCAGTAGATAGACATGCCGGAGCTATAAAATATCTCTATGGGCCCACAGGACGTCAAAAGATAGTTAAAGGGAAAGATTTAACTAAAATTAGATATGTGATTGGCACTGGAGGAGCCTTAGGTAGGAGTAAACCTGGAGAAAAGGTTATAAAAGAGTTATTAAAACGTTATCAACCAAGCAAATTAACACCTCCAAAAGATGCGCAATTAATACTGGATAGTAACTATAGCTTGGCAGCTATCGGTTTGCTTTCAGTTCAAGCACCAGAAATGGCGGATAGAATCATAGAGAATTTTGCCGAACATAAGGCCTTGTAAAGATTTGAGTAATATTTTAAAATATTGTTTGTGTAAATTTTTTCTGTAACAAGTTATAATACTTGTTACAGAATTTTTTTTAGGGAGAGATTTATATGACTAATACAAATGAAGACAAGAAAAGAGTTACGATTTATACCGACGGAGCTTGCAGTGGCAACCCTGGTCCGGGTGGTTGGGGTGCTATTTTGCTTTTTAATGAACATAAAAAGGAATTATCAGGTTCTGCGGAGAATACTACCAATCAAAGAATGGAATTATATGCCGCAGTGCAGGCTCTGAAAGCATTGAAGTACCCGTGTAATGTGGAGCTATGTAGTGATAGCGCATATTTAGTTAATTGTTTTCAACAGGGCTGGTGGAAGAAGTGGCAGCGCAATAATTGGTTAACTAAATCAAAGAAAAAAGTGGATAATCAGGATTTATGGAGAGAACTCATTGAATTAAATGATTATCACTCAATTCAATGGATTAAGGTTAAAGGTCACAGCGATGATGAACTTAATAATCGAGCTGATCAATTGGCAACGGAAGCAATTCCTGACAAGAGTTAAATCTATATATTTATTTACACGGGTGGTGTAAAAATTAAACAAAATTGAGAGTACTTTAAAACTGGTATGTGTGGGTCTGTTTTTAATATTTTGTATTAATTTAATTAGCATCTGGTATTGGAACCGCCAATTACTTCCCCTTTATATAGGTACAGATAGTCAAAATTCCTATGACGTAGAATTCATTGGGAAAATTTCTGGTTCTCCTAGTACAGGTGCTAATTCCATCCACTATCCTGTAACAATAACGGAATTAAGCTTTGTTGAACAAATAGACCAACTACAACAAATAGAACAAGTAGACCAAACCTTTAATTCACCTTTGAAAGTGCGTATGAGTTTACCGAAAAAGGATGTGGATGAACAAAGGGAATTACTACCAGGTAATCGGGTTCGAGGAAGGGCAAACATGGTTAAACCAGAAGGAGCTAGGAATCCTGGAGGTTTTGACTATGCCAGCTATCTAAAGAGCAGGGGTAAATTTCACATTCTATACCCTCAGAATCCACATAATCTTGAAATTATTGGTGAAAGTATTTCACTACATAGACCGGGAACTTTGTTATCGAACAATTTAACAGAAATTTATCTTAAAAACTTAGACCTTGAGGTTTCCCCCTGGGTAATTGCTCTTACCTTGGGGGATCTTTCATATTTGAATAAACAATCTATCACAATTCTAGATGAGGCTGGAGCGCGTTATTTAACTGCTGTATCCGGCCTTCATATGAAAATTGTGGCCCTTAGCCTATACAATGCATTACTTGCTATTGGGATTAGAAAAAAGTGCTCTGTAATAGTAACTTTAATTGTGAGTTTAATTTATGCCTCTGCAGCTGGTTTTTCACCTTCAGTAATGAGAGCTATGCTAATGCTTGGGCTAGTTTTATGTTCTTCTTTAACCACTCAAAAATTATCACCCCTCTTAGCACTTAGCTTAAGTTTATTGGTAATATTGGCTTTTTCGCCTTTTTTAATTTTTAATGTTGGTTTACAATTGTCCTTTATTGCTACTTTGTTTATCATTCTAATTTACCCAGAACTCAAATCAACACGCAACTCAATAACATCTTTTCTAATAGAACCTTTTAAAATTGCACTTTGTGCCCAATTAGGTGTATTCCCCTTAATTTTACACCACTTTGGCTGGGTGTCTTTTGGTAGTCTATTATTGGCTCCTTTTCTAGCAATGGTGTTAGCACCATTAATTTTGGCAGCTATGATTTTCGGGTTACTAGTTAATTTAGATCTAGCTTTTATACCAATCCAGTTTTTAAAAGTCTTTATTGAACTGACAGTGCGATACTTACAAACTGTAATCTACCTGGTCGCTCAGTATAGCTTTAGTTTATGGGGTCATTGGTCGGGGGTTCAATTAGTTTGTTATTATATATCCATACTTGTTATTCTCATTTTTAAAAATTCACCATTGATTATTCGGCCTGTTAAGTATTTACCCCTATTAGCTATTTTTTCAATGATATGTTTATTCATAAGCTTTCTAAGCCCCTTTAATAAAACCTTAGATACCTATTATCTGGATGTAGGCCAAGGTAACTCGGCCGTTATTTTCACACCGAAAGGACAGACAATTTTAATTGACAGTGGTGGAGTACCATTGGATAGTAGATTTTCTGATCCTGGTGAAACTGTACTATTACCATTTTTAAGATATTACGGTGAAAAGACAATTGATCTGGTTATTATAACTCATGCTCATACCGATCATTTTGCAGGTTTAATAGCTATATTAGACCATGTAAATATTTCCCAAGTGTTAATACCCGAGCTTGGGAATGATACTGAAGAATTCGAGAAATTGATGGAACAATTGAATAATAGAAATATTCCTGTTAACTATGTACAAGATCCCGGCGTTATAGATTTAGGATCTGATGCAACTATGGAAATATTACACCCGAATTCTCCCTATTTAACAGGGACAAATTGTGACTTAAACAATAACTCTATCGTAACCAGATTAGTATGGCAAGAAACAGCTTTATTTTTCCCAGGGGATTTGGAGGAGGAAGGAGAAAGAAGATTGTTGAATACAATTAGCGAAGATAATCTTAACAGCCAGGTACTAAAAGTCCCTCATCATGGCAGCTCAACTTCCTCATCTTTGCAATTTTTGGAGGCCATAGACCCGTCTGTTGCCATTATTTCAGTAGGTAATAACAGCTATGGCCATCCTTCACTACAATTGATAGAAGAACTTGAAAGTTCCGGGATTCGAGTGTTTCGAACTGATAAAAATGGGGCTGTGATATTAAACAGCAATGGGAGAGAATTACAGATCAAATCCTATATTGAGAATTAAAATAATCCGTCCAATTGAAAATTTTATAGTGTCAACAAATAAATTCATAGAGCCATTTAAAAAATTGGTTTAGGGATTAAAGGAGGATGAATTAAAATGAACTCTTTATTAGCAGTTGATATTGGGAGTGGAACCCAGGATGTCCTTGTGTATCATCCAGAATCTGAAATGGAAAACAATATCAAGATGATTTTACCTTCTCAGACTCAAATCGTTGCCAAAAGAATTAGAGAATGTACCCAAATGGGATCAGATATTTTTCTAAGCGGTTATCTCATGGGGGGAGGAGCCTCTAGCAAAGCAATCAAAGAGCATTTAAGCTATGGTTACAGAGTATATGCAACTGAAGAAGCAGCCTTGACTTTAAAAGATAATTTAAATAAAGTTAAAGAGATAGGAGTTGAAATTGTTGAATCACCTCCACAGAATTGTGACCAAATTGAGTTGAAAGATATAGATATATCAGGATTAAAAGAGGCTTTGGCGTTATTTGAAGAAGAATTGCCAGCTGACTATGCTCTAGCTGTTCAGGATCATGGATTTGCCCCTGATAGCAGTAATCGGTTATTTAGATTTGGACACTGGGAAAAGTTTTTAAAATCGGGCGGTTATTTAGCGGATCTGATTTATGATGAAAATTCTGTACCAGATTACTTCACCAGAATGCATGCTGTTATGGAAGCTGTGCAAACTCAATCTGTTCGGTCCGGTCACAAAGTTTGGATAACAGATACAGGAGCAGCTGCAATTTTGGGGGCCTTAGAAGACAATAATGTAAATAGAGAAGTGACGCAAAATAATGGTATGATTGTTAATATTGGAAATCAACATACCATAGCCTTCTTAGTTGTAGGACAGAGAGTGCTAGGAGTTTTTGAGCACCATACCAAAAAATTAACAGAGGAAAAATTACAACATCACTTGGATAGATTTGTCCTGGGAGAGCTATCAAACGAAGAAGTGTTAGAAGATAAAGGACATGGTTGCATGCGAGTACCAGAAGCGGATGAGCATAAATTTAATTTTATAGCAGTCACAGGACCTAGAAGGAATCTTGGTAAAAACTTAGGTTATATGGCAATACCCCATGGGGATATGATGTTATCAGGAGCTTTTGGGCTTGTAAGGGGAGTTAAAAATTACGTTTATAGAAAGGATAATTTAAATGTCAGGAAATAAAATACCCCAGTTAACTGAAGAGCAATTAAAATCTGTTTATTTAATTACAGGAGAATCATATTTTCAAAAACAATTTGGACAAAAAATAAAAGATTTATTGTTAAAAACCGATTTTGACCTTAGCAGTTATGAAAAATTAGATGGTAAAGAATATAATTTGGCTGATGTAGTTCAAAAAGCTGAATCTTTACCATTTTTTAGTGATAGGCGTTTAGTCATGGTGAGTAATGCTCCTTATTTTAGTGAACAATTATCAGAAAAAGAGAAACAAATATTTTCAGATTATCTAGACAATCCTGCTCCAACTACTGTACTAGTATTTTTTGCTGATAAGGTAGATAAACGTCAAAAATTAGTAAAGAACCTCAAAAAAAGAGGTATGCTCTATGAATTTAGCCAATTAAAACCTTGGGAAATAGATAAGTGGATTAGGGAATGGGTTAATATGAGAGGAAAAGATATTCAAAGAAACGCCGTTTCTCTTTTAGTTCAGCGTATTGGCAATGAACTGCCTTTATTGGAACAGGAATTAGAAAAGCTAGATCTCTATACTGCTGGTATCAAAAAAATAGAAGAAAATCATGTGAGACAGGTAGTACCGGAATCTTTAGAGACGAATGTGTTTAAATTGGTCGATAAAATTGGGGAAAAACAATCAGGGATTGCCCTTGCATTGGTTCGAAAATTGACATTAAACGAGCCACCAGTTAAGATACTGTTTTTAATAGCTCGCCAGTTCAGATTACTAATAAAAATAAAAGCTTATCTTGACGACGGTCTGGCTGTTTCAGAAGCGAGCAAGAAACTAGGCATTCCTCCTTTTATTGGAAAAAAAGTGGCCGCACAGAGTAAAAATTTCAGTTATCAAGAGCTGCAGGATGCTGTTAAAGAGGTACAGCGGATTGATTATGCCATTAAAACAGGTCAACTGGAAGGTACTTTTGCCCTGGAGCGTTTAATAATGTCATTTGTTGACAAAATTGAAGCATAAAAAAATCTACTCATAAAGAGTAGATTTTTTTTAACTAGCTATGTTATTAAACTTAGCTGTAAGCCTGGATTTTTTCCTAGCCGCATTATTTTTATGGATAACTCCTTTGCTTACGGCTTTATCAATGGTTTTAGTAGCGTTTTTTAGTTCTTCTCGGGCAGTTTCAACATCTTCGTTTTGTAAAGCTAGTTCAAATTTTTTAATGGCTGTTTTAACCATTGTTTTCACATGCTTGTTGCGTAAAGTCTTTTTACGAGTAACTCTTACTCTTTTCTTAGCAGATTTGATATTAGGCAAGAGTGTCACCTCCTGTGTTTGTGCTTTTAATAAATTTTAATGAAATAATCCGGAAACGATTGAGAACACTGTAAATAGTAACATATAAACTTATATAAATCAAGAGTTTAAATCCACTCCTAGGGCGAATTAATATTTCAAAATTGGTGCAGGATAATACTGAAGAAAACAAATAGGAGGTTACTAAATGAGCCATGATAAGAAAGATATGAATTCTAATAAGGAAGGTTTAAATTCAAGTATCCGAACAGACTTGGCAATTGAAGCTATGGAAATGGTATCTCCTGAAACTGAGAAAGATATTCCAGGAGTAGAAAGTGAAACTTTTCAAGAGGATGGAATAACAGTTAACCATCTCAGTATCACGTCACCACAAGGTCAGCAAGCTATGAATAAAGCCATGGGGAATTATGTTAATATTGAAGCTCCGGGCCTGCGGGAAAAAAATACAGATCTACAAGAAGAGGTTAGCCAGATTGTAGCGAGAGAATTACAAAATATTGCCCAATTTAATGATAGTACTGAATTGATGGTAGTAGGATTGGGGAATTGGAATGTAACTCCCGATTCTATTGGCCCTAAAGTAGTTGAAGATCTAGTTATCACAAGACATTTAAAACAATTAGTACCAGAACAATTAGGTGAAGGTTTTCGATCTATATCAGGGGTTGCACCTGGAGTCATGGGTTTAACTGGAGTAGAAACAGGTGAAATAATCAAAGGAATTGTAGAAGAAGCTAAACCTAATATGATATTGGCCATTGATGCTTTAGCAGCTCGAAACCTTAGTAGATTAAACACAACAGTTCAAATTGCTGATAACGGCATTCACCCTGGGTCCGGGGTAGGTAACGATCGAATGGGAATAAATAAAGAGACTATGGGGGTTCCAGTTGTTGCTATGGGAGTACCCACTGTAGTTGATGCAACTACCTTGGTAGGTGATACTTTACAAATGGTTAACAATCAAGGTCAGCAAGGTCAAAATGCTCAACAAGGACAGCAACCAACCCAAACTCAATCACAAGGTATGCCAGGACCAGGCAATCCAGCTCAAGGATCTCCTGGCGGCAATCAACAAGTTGATCGTAATTTAGTCAATCAAGCACTTCAACCTTATAGTGGTGAAGGACGAACCTTGATGATTACTCCTAAGGAAGTAGATCAGTTTGTAGATGATATTTCTGAAGTTTTGGCTGGTGGAATAAATGTGGCAGTTCATCCTCGGGTTGCCCAGGAAAATCCCGGAAAGTATTTACAATAAGTCGCCAATTCGGCGGCTTATTTTTTTAATCAAGTAATAGATCTTCTGCATATAATTAATATTAGCAATTAAACAATGTAATTGAGGGGGACGAGGCAGTGACAAAAAATTTTCACAAGACTGTTAATAACAAGACAGGTAAAAGAAAAAAAAGCTTAAAACAAAGTCTCTTAGTTTGTATTTCAGTTGTATTTGGAGTTTCTGTGATTATACAATTATTATTATCCATATTAGGAAGTATATTCATTGAAAAACCATATGTATGGTTTTTAGAACAAGAATTACCCGGATTTTATGTTATGGAAATTCAAGATCCCCCTATTACTAGCTTAACTGATGCTTTAGACAAACTGTTACTTCATCCATTAGCTGTTGACAGTAACTCACCAGAAACAATTTTAGGAACACAGTTTTCTCCAGTTAGGGATTATTCAAAGGAAATCCAAGCCATGGCTGAAGAACAGAAACCAGATCAGAAAAGCTCTAAAGAAGTAGTCTGGCAAGAAGAAACAGGCTTGGATTTGAGCGAGTTACCAGAGGAACCAATTGAAGATAGTCCACAAATAGTAGCGGAAGGTGAAAATCTAGATGGCAAAGTAGGGATTTATCATTCCCACACTACCGAAAGTTTCGTACCAGATAGTGGTGAACCATTTACTGAAAA encodes the following:
- a CDS encoding DUF1786 domain-containing protein, whose translation is MNSLLAVDIGSGTQDVLVYHPESEMENNIKMILPSQTQIVAKRIRECTQMGSDIFLSGYLMGGGASSKAIKEHLSYGYRVYATEEAALTLKDNLNKVKEIGVEIVESPPQNCDQIELKDIDISGLKEALALFEEELPADYALAVQDHGFAPDSSNRLFRFGHWEKFLKSGGYLADLIYDENSVPDYFTRMHAVMEAVQTQSVRSGHKVWITDTGAAAILGALEDNNVNREVTQNNGMIVNIGNQHTIAFLVVGQRVLGVFEHHTKKLTEEKLQHHLDRFVLGELSNEEVLEDKGHGCMRVPEADEHKFNFIAVTGPRRNLGKNLGYMAIPHGDMMLSGAFGLVRGVKNYVYRKDNLNVRK
- a CDS encoding GlmL-related ornithine degradation protein translates to MGQEKLVAEVGSTTTVVSMYNEKGKLVAQGQSSTTVEAGDVLLGLNRAQEDLKQQLDQNGSFSGSLDDLEMYATSSAAGGLKMTVHGLVYDMTARASREAALGAGAVIHQVTAGELSQEDIDNTLEISPNIILLAGGVDYGEEKTVVNNARYIADSGIKAPIVYAGNVACQEKVVKILESAGLYVKAVENVYPTVDELNVEPARKAIQQIFQSHIVHAPGMEKIKERVNGSIMPTPGAVMEGAKRVADKIGDAMVIDVGGATTDVHSVTDGSQEMLDLTVAPEPRAKRTVEGDLGVYRNAKNLIDLMDESYFESGMSQEDMLNIIADWEPFPQNESEKHLLQLFAKIATFTAVDRHAGAIKYLYGPTGRQKIVKGKDLTKIRYVIGTGGALGRSKPGEKVIKELLKRYQPSKLTPPKDAQLILDSNYSLAAIGLLSVQAPEMADRIIENFAEHKAL
- the spoIIP gene encoding stage II sporulation protein P, translating into MTKNFHKTVNNKTGKRKKSLKQSLLVCISVVFGVSVIIQLLLSILGSIFIEKPYVWFLEQELPGFYVMEIQDPPITSLTDALDKLLLHPLAVDSNSPETILGTQFSPVRDYSKEIQAMAEEQKPDQKSSKEVVWQEETGLDLSELPEEPIEDSPQIVAEGENLDGKVGIYHSHTTESFVPDSGEPFTENLDKTVVELGRKLTEELADYNIETVHTEEVHDLPTRRDSYSRSLPTIENMMEENPEIDVLLDIHRDGVPRNMTTTEIEGEQVGKILILVGSEGNPDWRENYRFALQLQKQLEKIHPDLSRGIRTRNFSYNQEVHSRSLLIEIGGHENSLEEAKNTIPYLAEALKKAAFAGD
- the rpsT gene encoding 30S ribosomal protein S20 is translated as MPNIKSAKKRVRVTRKKTLRNKHVKTMVKTAIKKFELALQNEDVETAREELKNATKTIDKAVSKGVIHKNNAARKKSRLTAKFNNIAS
- the holA gene encoding DNA polymerase III subunit delta, with protein sequence MSGNKIPQLTEEQLKSVYLITGESYFQKQFGQKIKDLLLKTDFDLSSYEKLDGKEYNLADVVQKAESLPFFSDRRLVMVSNAPYFSEQLSEKEKQIFSDYLDNPAPTTVLVFFADKVDKRQKLVKNLKKRGMLYEFSQLKPWEIDKWIREWVNMRGKDIQRNAVSLLVQRIGNELPLLEQELEKLDLYTAGIKKIEENHVRQVVPESLETNVFKLVDKIGEKQSGIALALVRKLTLNEPPVKILFLIARQFRLLIKIKAYLDDGLAVSEASKKLGIPPFIGKKVAAQSKNFSYQELQDAVKEVQRIDYAIKTGQLEGTFALERLIMSFVDKIEA
- the gpr gene encoding GPR endopeptidase, giving the protein MSHDKKDMNSNKEGLNSSIRTDLAIEAMEMVSPETEKDIPGVESETFQEDGITVNHLSITSPQGQQAMNKAMGNYVNIEAPGLREKNTDLQEEVSQIVARELQNIAQFNDSTELMVVGLGNWNVTPDSIGPKVVEDLVITRHLKQLVPEQLGEGFRSISGVAPGVMGLTGVETGEIIKGIVEEAKPNMILAIDALAARNLSRLNTTVQIADNGIHPGSGVGNDRMGINKETMGVPVVAMGVPTVVDATTLVGDTLQMVNNQGQQGQNAQQGQQPTQTQSQGMPGPGNPAQGSPGGNQQVDRNLVNQALQPYSGEGRTLMITPKEVDQFVDDISEVLAGGINVAVHPRVAQENPGKYLQ
- a CDS encoding DNA internalization-related competence protein ComEC/Rec2; the encoded protein is MGLFLIFCINLISIWYWNRQLLPLYIGTDSQNSYDVEFIGKISGSPSTGANSIHYPVTITELSFVEQIDQLQQIEQVDQTFNSPLKVRMSLPKKDVDEQRELLPGNRVRGRANMVKPEGARNPGGFDYASYLKSRGKFHILYPQNPHNLEIIGESISLHRPGTLLSNNLTEIYLKNLDLEVSPWVIALTLGDLSYLNKQSITILDEAGARYLTAVSGLHMKIVALSLYNALLAIGIRKKCSVIVTLIVSLIYASAAGFSPSVMRAMLMLGLVLCSSLTTQKLSPLLALSLSLLVILAFSPFLIFNVGLQLSFIATLFIILIYPELKSTRNSITSFLIEPFKIALCAQLGVFPLILHHFGWVSFGSLLLAPFLAMVLAPLILAAMIFGLLVNLDLAFIPIQFLKVFIELTVRYLQTVIYLVAQYSFSLWGHWSGVQLVCYYISILVILIFKNSPLIIRPVKYLPLLAIFSMICLFISFLSPFNKTLDTYYLDVGQGNSAVIFTPKGQTILIDSGGVPLDSRFSDPGETVLLPFLRYYGEKTIDLVIITHAHTDHFAGLIAILDHVNISQVLIPELGNDTEEFEKLMEQLNNRNIPVNYVQDPGVIDLGSDATMEILHPNSPYLTGTNCDLNNNSIVTRLVWQETALFFPGDLEEEGERRLLNTISEDNLNSQVLKVPHHGSSTSSSLQFLEAIDPSVAIISVGNNSYGHPSLQLIEELESSGIRVFRTDKNGAVILNSNGRELQIKSYIEN
- the oraE gene encoding D-ornithine 4,5-aminomutase subunit OraE; the encoded protein is MADNNNQNQKKQENLSTDEKLLIEDILHDLDKYRPKRKGWAWREEQGPRQVGPFNYKEVSKSLKNSVPLPAARSFQEIDPQPDCVITSEIASGRFEDDIRRMRMAAWHGADHMMVIRTAGQSHFDGLIEGTPEGVGGIPISRKQLRATRKGLDLIEEEVGRPLNLHSYVSGVSGPEIALLFAEEGVNGAHQDPQYNVLYRNVNMVRSFVDAAVAKNLMKSVDMLQIDGAHNANATAREAWKVMPELMVQHAINTAYSRRIGMPDELISLSSVPPTAPPAPALTYDLPYAVALRELFPKNNIRAQMNTKYIESDTREATVTHVLNLLISRLTRAEIQSTITPDEGRNVPWHHFSVQAVDTAKQALLGMDGLKDLVEIKRDGIVGERVRELKERAVLFFEEILETGGYFKAVEEGYFVDSGFYPERNGDGIQRDIDGGVGANTIVKRDEDYMAPVCEHFGYNNLPQEWDSPCEPVDGCTLCDHDKIAYIDELDDEDNVEKRLEKTEDYRKAEKKLIPEVEWAADRIACLTMFLPVSERVAEYAALEMVGKMGWEDAEVIHKYSMQPAEGTYVEVKGRVPHEINPSELDIPEPEELLPEDEIRDYVSENGMKVVAATVGEDEHSVGMREIIDIKHGGIEAFGIKTDYLGTSVPVEKVVDAAVEIDADAILISTIITHGDVHRENMKKLHQLCVEKGMRDKVILIGGGTQVNDDIAKESGLDAGFGRGTKGINVASYLVKQMKEDADSN
- the rnhA gene encoding ribonuclease HI, whose product is MTNTNEDKKRVTIYTDGACSGNPGPGGWGAILLFNEHKKELSGSAENTTNQRMELYAAVQALKALKYPCNVELCSDSAYLVNCFQQGWWKKWQRNNWLTKSKKKVDNQDLWRELIELNDYHSIQWIKVKGHSDDELNNRADQLATEAIPDKS